One Fusarium musae strain F31 chromosome 6, whole genome shotgun sequence DNA segment encodes these proteins:
- a CDS encoding hypothetical protein (EggNog:ENOG41), with translation MPCDRPRSQNIAAKRSHLPRADGPARRACINCRQRKIRCDIVDKGVPCTNCSTHGRSGCRMCPNKKDTRQSSNRPVILAPLRPREATNSPAAPSPALTEPPSTAREDGEQDLGSHLLNRNDKTEVELSKVELGHRTRCHFIGSELSNCHYLVRQSTSETGLDKVFHFGNGQLDSTENWYEAHNIPEEILIRPSKALEMRLIRAYFDLVNRGWPIVDEELFMTQYQEQDRMNPLCLTLLNAILLVGAHTLASQDESMLPLLPAFFRRAKYLVLSDSWHDRLVYVQVPLLLTWYSDANAWHWIGIAIRTAMAVGLHRDASHSTNLPVYKRKYVRLWWVLFQFDTISATSAGRPQAINLWDSDVADLKPADLEGIPGAEFEFITYHTKLCKIISQTIRDGWSPRASMEARAEAIRRADESVGSLMLELPSRLQLKLSDLDIWQSLFHLTHHNFILLIHRPAPKPGIRDQSLEAQDDAILCRESTVAIASIFEVLLSKSMISSLWLYSNHVLFTATIYILNQISTSKPLLAAKSRHILDTFLAALRELVKYWTYAKGLMQVLEQRASKVREERVEKASTRLQHVAPSGQHHQQLTDPQLNPQGGPSSYEHVNEDSPTWSNQNGQTVQNTALADLISNPQSAATDFYPSTGFLGSTQDPLLDDLFMIDTSALDLFFYEDTQ, from the exons ATGCCTTGTGATCGCCCCCGGTCGCAGAATATAGCGGCCAAGAGGTCACATTTGCCTCGTGCGGACGGACCGGCAA GGCGAGCTTGCATCAACTGCCGCCAGCGAAAGATTCGCTGCGATATAGTCGATAAAGGCGTTCCATGTACGAACTGCAGCACTCATGGCCGATCGGGATGTCGCATGTGTCCTAACAAAAAGGACACGAGGCAATCGTCAAATCGACCAGTCATCCTTGCTCCTCTCCGTCCTCGGGAAGCGACAAACTCACCAGCGGCCCCATCACCTGCACTCACTGAGCCTCCCTCCACTgcaagagaagatggcgagcaAGATCTCGGATCTCACCTCTTGAACCGCAATGACAAGACAGAGGTTGAGCTTAGCAAGGTCGAGCTCGGTCATCGGACTCGCTGTCATTTCATTGGATCCGAGCTCTCAAACTGCCATTACCTCGTGCGACAGAGCACCTCTGAGACCGGACTTGATAAGGTCTTTCACTTCGGCAACGGGCAGTTGGACTCTACTGAGAATTGGTATGAAGCACATAATATTCCAGAAGAGATCCTTATACGACCCAGCAAGGCTCTTGAAATGAGACTGATAAGAGCTTATTTTGACCTCGTCAACCGTGGGTGGCCAATTGTGGACGAGGAGCTATTCATGACCCAATACCAGGAGCAGGATCGCATGAACCCCCTCTGCTTGACGctcctcaacgccatcctACTCGTTGGAGCTCACACGCTGGCATCTCAAGACGAGAGTATGCTTCCTCTACTTCCCGCCTTTTTCCGAAGAGCCAAATATCTGGTCTTGAGTGATTCATGGCATGATAGGCTTGTTTACGTCCAGGTGCCTCTGCTGCTGACGTGGTATTCTGACGCCAACGCCTGGCACTGGATTGGAATTGCTATCAGGACGGCAATGGCCGTAGGTCTCCATCGCGACGCTAGTCACTCCACGAACCTACCGGTATACAAGCGAAAGTATGTCCGACTCTGGTGGGTTCTCTTCCAGTTTGACACAATCTCAGCAACCTCAGCTGGTCGGCCTCAAGCCAT AAACCTTTGGGACTCAGATGTTGCCGACCTGAAGCCTGCTGATCTCGAAGGGATTCCTGGAGCCGAGTTCGAGTTCATCACCTATCACACCAAACTTTGCAAGATTATATCGCAGACCATAAGGGATGGATGGTCACCACGAGCTTCCATGGAAGCAAGAGCTGAGGCCATAAGGAGAGCAGATGAATCTGTTGGGAGCTTGATGCTTGAGCTTCCGTCAAGGCTGCAATTAAAGCTTTCCGACCTTGATATCTGGCAGTCTCTGTTTCACCTGACTCATCACAACTTTATCCTGCTGATACACCGACCAGCACCGAAGCCCGGCATCAGGGATCAATCTCTCGAGGCACAAGACGATGCCATCCTTTGCAGGGAATCAACAGTAGCGATTGCGTCCATTTTCGAGGTTCTACTCAGTAAAAGTATGATCTCGTCACTATGGTTATACAGCAACCATGTTCTGTTCACAGCAACTATCTACATTTTGAACCAGATCAGCACAAGCAAGCCGCTGCTAGCTGCCAAATCACGACACATACTAGACACGTTTCTTGCAGCTCTACGGGAGCTGGTAAAGTATTGGACTTATGCGAAAGGGTTGATGCAGGTTCTTGAACAGAGGGCCTCCAAGGTCAGGGAAGAGAGAGTTGAAAAGGCGTCTACGAGACTGCAACATGTTGCACCGTCTgggcaacatcatcaacaactcaCTGATCCTCAGCTAAATCCTCAGGGTGGCCCATCCTCGTATGAGCACGTAAACGAGGACTCACCTACGTGGAGTAATCAAAACGGTCAAACAGTACAGAACACTGCCTTGGCTGATCTGATTTCGAATCCGCAGTCCGCAGCTACCGACTTCTATCCAAGCACAGGTTTTCTAGGATCTACCCAAGACCCTTTGTTAGATGATTTGTTCATGATAGACACTTCTGCGCTTGATTTATTCTTCTATGAAGATACGCAATAG
- a CDS encoding hypothetical protein (EggNog:ENOG41) has translation MSSVPSTVPFSEPPWLAGLPSPYYNESHRKWQKACRDFISEYLAPHALQWETEGSVPDHVFKTFSKHNMLIPNLPAPLPIDMLKRLGITELAGGLKIEQFDYMHFSIYITEMRRIGIGGPASSLSTGMAYGMPPIITYGSAELQERLLPDLIRGNKRICIAITEPDAGSDVANITTTAEKSPCGKFYIVNGEKKWITNGIWSHYATMAVRTGGSGPSGLSLLVVPLLDYPGVTMRRMKTSGGTTSGTTFIDLEDVKVPVENLIGLEGRGMKMITRNFNHERLAISIGVVSSARAALSAAFAYVLKREAFGKPLMDQPVVRNRLARAGAELESISAWVEQLVYQLSNLEGSDMSQALGGLLALAKAKAGLVIDECARCAILLFGGNGYTRTGQGELVEKIYREVPAARIPGGTEDVMFDLAIRQLVKVYGSKTKGINALKL, from the exons ATGAGCTCCGTGCCATCAACAGTACCATTCTCTGAACCTCCGTGGCTTGCAGGTCTTCCATCACCTTACTACAACGAATCCCACAGGAAATGGCAGAAAGCATGCCGCGACTTCATCTCAGAGTACTTGGCACCGCATGCGCTACAATGGGAGACTGAGGGAAGCGTCCCTGATCACGTCTTTAAAACCTTCTCCAAACACAACATGCTCATCCCAAATTTGCCTGCTCCACTGCCAATCGATATGCTAAAGAGGCTTGGTATCACTGAACTTGCAGGAGGTCTCAAAATCGAACAGTTCGATTACATGCACTTTTCCATCTACATCACTGAAATGCGCAGAATTGGTATTGGCGGTCCAGCCTCTTCCTTGTCAACTGGTATGGCCTACGGTATGCCCCCAATTATTACATATGGTAGCGCCGAGTTGCAGGAGAGATTGCTTCCGGACTTGATAAGGGGGAACAAGAGGATCTGCATTGCTATCACTGAGCCTGACGCTGGTAGCGACGTGGCCAACATTACTACCACAGCTGAGAAGAGTCCCTGCGGCAAGTTCTACATTGTGAAtggagagaagaagtg GATCACCAACGGTATCTGGTCGCATTATGCTACTATGGCCGTTCGTACAGGAGGCTCCGGTCCTTCAGGTTTGTCGCTTCTTGTGGTTCCACTGCTGGACTATCCAGGCGTCACCATGCGCCGAATGAAGACAAGCGGTGGAACAACAAGTGGCACAACCTTTATTGACCTGGAGGATGTTAAAGTCCCAGTGGAGAATTTAATCGGTCTA GAAGGCCGAGGCATGAAGATGATTACACGGAACTTCAACCACGAAAGACTTGCAATCTCAATTGGTGTTGTCTCCTCAGCTAGAGCAGCCCTCTCGGCAGCGTTCGCATATGTTCTCAAACGCGAGGCCTTTGGAAAGCCACTAATGGACCAGCCAGTGGTTCGCAACCGCCTAGCGAGGGCAGGCGCAGAGCTTGAATCAATCTCAGCTTGGGTGGAGCAGCTCGTCTATCAGCTGTCCAACCTTGAGGGCTCAGATATGAGTCAGGCCCTAGGAGGTCTACTGGCATTAGCCAAAGCTAAAGCTGGCCTCGTCATTGATGAATGTGCTCGCTGCGCTATTCTACTCTTCGGTGGCAATGGATACACCCGCACGGGACAGGGGGAGCTGGTGGAAAAGATCTATAGAGAGGTGCCGGCTGCGAGGATTCCCGGGGGCACTGAGGATGTCATGTTTGATTTGGCCATTCGCCAACTTGTCAAGGTATATGGGTCGAAGACGAAGGGAATAAACGCGCTCAAGTTGTGA
- a CDS encoding hypothetical protein (EggNog:ENOG41) yields MTDWKNAEYTLYSSPFSLYSMMARHTIQLGPTTHGATPPKSITLYFINHKAHENLSEDYLINVNPKGQVPAMKGNLLEETLTESRAISLHLAEKHYPAMLGGKNESIVRDLFERLHAVYGLSISNPKPTAEMTQRNPSPVEKILQRTDISPQYRAALEAKLAFHNQHNAIAFQPGVVAKHRADLKTIFEQVVEHRKQSGLYENHDQWIFGSDVGPTILDSHLLPFTLRCLEVGSEDLVPLELQRWAKAKEKSPSWQKVMHGKPTTYHPSMGPVAEMSEMMTL; encoded by the exons ATGACAGACTGGAAGAACGCCGAGTACACTCTCTactcctctcccttctctcTCTACTCAATGATGGCCCGTCACACCATCCAGCTTGGCCCAACGACCCATGGTGCAACACCACCTAAAAGCATCACTCTATACTTCATCAACCATAAGGCCCATGAGAACCTTAGCGAGGATTACTTGATAAATGTCAACCCAAAAGGTCAAGTTCCGGCCATGAAGGGCAACCTGCTCGAAGAGACTCTTACTGAGAGCCGTGCCATCTCTCTTCATCTCGCAGAGAAACACTACCCTGCCATGCTGGGAGGCAAGAATGAGAGCATTGTCCGAGATCTCTTTGAGAGGCTGCATGCTGTCTACGGACTATCAATCAGCAACCCGAAACCGACAGCGGAAATGACACAGCGAAATCCGTCGCCAGTTGAAAAGATACTCCAAAGGACTGATATCAGTCCTCAGTATCGTGCCGCACTAGAAGCCAAACTTGCCTT TCACAACCAGCATAACGCCATTGCCTTCCAACCTGGTGTTGTAGCTAAGCATCGCGCAGATCTTAAGACTATTTTTGAACAGGTCGTGGAGCACCGTAAACAGAGTGGCTTATATGAGAACCATGACCAATGGATCTTTGGGTCAGACGTTGGACCGACTATACTCGATAGCCATCTGCTCCCTTTTACCTTGCGATGTCTGGAGGTAGGCAGTGAAGATCTTGTGCCTCTGGAGTTGCAACGTTGGGCCAAGGCGAAGGAAAAGAGTCCTTCATGGCAGAAAGTCATGCATGGAAAGCCGACTACGTATCACCCTTCAATGGGCCCTGTTGCAGAGATGTCTGAGATGATGACTCTTTGA
- a CDS encoding hypothetical protein (EggNog:ENOG41) translates to MPIRIGGTTQDRATYDPDLKGYVSYSVNDPLEAPMSLTYGPKFFDLIKKFGSETILAVLKAKEKVAKYLWAIELGNEPDLAEAPWNETQEGNNAADWAQDFINHWKSPLPILAGGGYAIPFEIEPDWPNLLYLIESSYNKTVKDATKVYNGHLYAFSNATADDLGPEMKHQRVVQDLSLLPISSAKAAGRPYILGETGFHGLDYEMDSTFGSAIQTTDKTLRALTLGIQRLFYHQGTINQAFFNWWWSGHVNAPFYGAYFGALAVAGGDSIVASDDGTDPYAQYIVYKNGKSFKVVLINTDYYSGGGTRSETKFTLTGLKSNSVKALRMTAPSSETTVPVTQTKSSPQPSIGGQSFSNKNCKLSGKQNAERLSVKKGKLEVTLKASEALIIYL, encoded by the exons ATGCCTATCCGAATTGGAGGAACTACCCAAGATAGAGCTACCTACGATCCTGATCTTAAAGGTTACGTTTCATATAGTGTCAATGACCCTCTGGAGGCTCCCATGAGTCTGACCTATGGGCCCAAGTTCTTTGACTTGATTA AGAAGTTCGGAAGCGAGACTATTCTTG CCGTTTTGAAAGCTAAGGAAAAGGTGGCCAAGTACCTTTGGGCAATTGAACTCGGAAACGAGCCAGACT TAGCCGAAGCGCCCTGGAACGAGACTCAGGAGGGCAATAACGCAGCTGACTGGGCCCAAGATTTTATCAATCACTGGAAGAGCCCTCTTCCCATCTTGGCTGGCGGCGGATATGCCATCCCGTTCGAGATTGAACCCGACTGGCCTAATCTTCTCTATCTAATTGAAAGCAGCTATAACAAGACAGTCAAGGATGCTACCAAGGTGTACAATGGCCACTTGTACGCATTTTCAAATGCTACCGCCGATGACCTGGGCCCAGAAATGAAGCATCAGAGGGTTGTTCAGGACCTGAGTCTGCTGCCCATCTCCAGCGCTAAGGCCGCCGGAAGGCCATATATCCTAG GCGAGACAGGATTCCATGGGCTCGACTACGAGATGGATTCGACTTTTGGATCGGCCATTCAGACAACTGACAAGACTCTTCGCGCATTGACCCTCGGAATTCAGCGACTGTTCTACCACCAAGGCACCATTAACCAAG ccttcttcaactggTGGTGGAGTGGTCATGTCAACGCCCCATTCTATGGTGCCTACTTCGGTGCTCTCGCTGTAGCTGGGGGAGACTCCATCGTTGCCAGCGATGATGGCACTGACCCCTATGCTCAATACATCGTGTATAAGAACGGCAAATCATTCAAGGTCGTCTTGATCAATACGGACTACTACTCTGGAGGTGGCACGCGCTCTGAAACCAAGTTCACTCTTACTGGACTGAAGAGCAATTCGGTCAAGGCCCTTCGTATGACCGCACCAAGCAGTGAAACAACTGTACCTGTCACGCAAACCAAGTCATCTCCCCAACCTAGCATCGGAG GTCAATCCTTCTCAAACAAGAACTGCAAGTTGAGCGGAAAGCAAAACGCTGAAAGGCTTTCagtcaagaagggcaagtTGGAAGTGACTCTGAAGGCTTCTGAAGCACTGATTATTTATCTCTGA
- a CDS encoding hypothetical protein (CAZy:GH154~EggNog:ENOG41), with product MTGLKGFSDNPLRTRADLVVAVKALISPIERYRSRLGARVKIHPASCAGFDDVAAQIEGFCRPLLGVSAILEDAATLDRWCQGLAAGVDVDGDEYWGDIGDFDQRMVETESICIAILTSPEAFLSRMSGKTKADLVRWLRQINSKDMPQNNWRWFRLFVNMTLTQVLGVPRNEVDDVMKMDFALLDSFYMGDGWSSDGLWTEDRKQADYYSSSFAIHFAQLLYVRFAEGDQDRVQKYRQQAKELSLSYWRYFDVNGAAIPFGRSQTYRFAFAAFWSAATVAGVELPPPMDGIGTVKGMLLRHLRWWTRHGDMFNSDGILNIGFAYPNMYLAENYNSPQSVYWCLKSCIALMLPESHEFWQCQELPHPLQQSPGTLEVCQLLRPPRQIINSTPEHHYLLSSGQMTAWPHKGNDAKYSKFAYSSSFGFSVPSGTTLSQSAPDSTLSISIDGGQTWQVRGRNLSDTKIETISLKDDHVQGLTCTWKPWKALDLEIESTVVPIAEHFPGWHIRVHTVRWSRSAEAGFLGEAVTLVDAGFAIPSLTAEGYSVPQLPPGLELQKEGLFYKEATALAISKAGAGGIVDMSTEDMTWQYTFIAPSNEAFNNNAEYYKTFASTAKGRWWSGQMLQHHYIPNSRLYTSNFTSEKTRFQLGSYLYASAQIKGGDLALNNVTTIVEADIPVTNGIVHISDRILAPDAMVYGADIGTTKQGFIPGSCSNPDLPYC from the exons ATGACTGGTTTGAAAGGGTTCTCAGACAACCCTTTGCGCACACGTGCAGATCTCGTCGTGGCCGTGAAAGCTCTCATATCGCCTATCGAGCGGTACCGCTCCCGTCTCGGCGCACGCGTCAAGATTCACCCGGCTTCTTGCGCCGGTTTTGACGACGTTGCTGCCCAAATTGAGGGGTTTTGTAGACCTCTGCTGGGAGTCTCTGCGATCCTTGAAGATGCAGCGACCTTGGACCGGTGGTGCCAGGGTCTAGCGGCCggagttgatgttgatggtgatgagtaTTGGGGCGACATTGGCGATTTTGACCAGAGAATGGTAGAGACCGAGTCGATTTGCATTGCCATACTCACGTCGCCTGAAGCTTTTCTCTCCAGAATGAGTGGTAAGACAAAGGCCGACCTGGTAAGATGGCTAAGACAAATCAATAGCAAAGACATGCCTCAAAATAATTGGCGCTGGTTCCGCCTCTTCGTCAACATGACGCTGACACAAGTTCTGGGAGTTCCAAGAAACGAGGTAGACGACGTGATGAAAATGGATTTTGCTCTGCTGGATAGCTTTTACATGGGCGACGGATGGTCAAGCGACGGACTTTGGACGGAAGACAGAAAGCAGGCTGACTACTACTCTAGTAGCTTTGCAATTCACTTTGCGCAGCTTCTATACGTCCGGTTTGCCGAGGGAGACCAAGACCGTGTCCAGAAATACAGACAGCAGGCAAAGGAGCTTTCATTGAGCTATTGGAGATATTTTGACGTCAATG GGGCTGCAATTCCTTTTGGCCGCAGTCAGACATATCGATTTGCCTTTGCCGCGTTCTGGAGCGCTGCAACAGTCGCGGGAGTTGAACTGCCGCCGCCTATGGACGGCATCGGTACTGTTAAAGGAATGCTTTTGCGCCATCTACGTTGGTGGACGCGTCATGGTGATATGTTCAACTCGGATGGTATTCTAAACATTGGGTTCGCCTACCCCAACATGTATCTTGCCGAGAATTACAACTCCCCCCAGTCTGTTTACTGGTGTTTGAAGAGTTGCATTGCTCTCATGCTTCCTGAGAGCCATGAGTTCTGGCAATGTCAAGAACTACCACATCCCCTTCAGCAAAGTCCAGGGACGCTTGAGGTCTGCCAGTTATTACGGCCCCCGCGGCAAATTATCAACAGCACCCCTGAGCATCATTACTTGTTGTCGTCTGGGCAGATGACAGCGTGGCCACATAAGGGAAACGACGCAAAATACTCAAAGTTTGCCTACTCCTCGTCGTTCGGCTTCAGTGTGCCATCGGGGACCACACTGAGCCAGTCTGCACCCGACAGTACGCTTTCCATCAGCATTGATGGCGGGCAGACGTGGCAGGTTCGTGGCAGGAATCTAAGCGATACGAAAATTGAGACCATCTCATTGAAAGACGACCACGTGCAGGGGTTGACTTGCACTTGGAAACCTTGGAAAGCACTAGATCTGGAGATTGAGAGTACAGTGGTGCCGATCGCAGAACATTTTCCGGGATGGCATATTCGCGTCCATACTGTCCGGTGGTCGCGGAGTGCCGAGGCCGGCTTTCTCGGAGAAGCCGTAACACTGGTGGACGCAGGCTTCGCAATCCCCTCCCTAACAGCCGAGGGTTATTCAGTGCCACAATTGCCACCTGGTCTAGAGTTGCAGAAGGAAGGCCTCTTCTATAAAGAGGCCACCGCTTTGGCCATTTCTAAAGCCGGTGCTGGGGGTATCGTGGATATGAGTACCGA GGACATGACTTGGCAATACACATTTATCGCGCCGTCCAACGAAGCGTTCAACAATAACGCTGAATACTACAAGACATTTGCCAGTACAGCCAAGGGACGCTGGTGGTCTGGACAGATGCTTCAACATCACTACATTCCCAATTCGCGTCTATACACAAGCAACTTCACTTCCGAAAAGACTCGGTTTCAACTGGGTTCTTACCTCTATGCGTCGGCTCAGATCAAGGGCGGAGATCTTGCGCTTAACAATGTGACCACCATTGTCGAGGCCGATATCCCTGTAACGAAT GGCATTGTGCACATCAGTGATCGCATTCTAGCTCCTGATGCCATGGTCTACGGGGCCGATATTGGAACAACTAAGCAAGGCTTTATCCCCGGTTCTTGCTCCAACCCGGATCTACCTTATTGCTGA
- a CDS encoding hypothetical protein (EggNog:ENOG41): MPSRCLLSSRAKQDPTLEIDIHDHYESKVYTFGSTISGFVTITAHNQLPFQSLQIDLRGITSTCGHAFQYGTPFKTHVFMQLQMPISASALPVNQSFEPGKLYHVPFRFAIPEQLSSTACNHQNRAVRERHLQPPPTMGSWDRDDLAGGSANIDYVIRARLVLSNNKQGREQYLDQSRSVKVIPALPEQPPLHISPDNSDYCLSQTKTIRKGVIGTKMGVVRASATQPEPVLLCLDGLNASGSQIPIDLEYIPVSTSTVIPEIRVKSATIETSTNFWLGVNGYLPDRHEKPSNSVAPAAPWETSNALVLRGKEMVDWKKDYQLVSDKEPERRSSESVHILKDCEELHSASRSTSCASHWNFDSSKPRAYKTSLSQLFELPTDKYLFLPTFYSCLISRTYRIRVTLAIGAYGTTISLVVPLQVVANGLGNTQYRDQLNSFEHEVLR; the protein is encoded by the exons ATGCCTTCACGATGCTTGCTTTCATCACGCGCCAAGCAGGACCCTACCCTTGAGATCGACATTCATGACCATTACGAGTCTAAAGTCTATACATTCGGCTCTACAATCTCGGGATTTGTTACAATAACAGCCCACAACCAACTCCCTTTCCAGTCTCTCCAGATTGATCTAAGAGGCATCACTTCAACATGTGGCCACGCATTCCAGTATGGCACACCTTTCAAGACTCATGTTTTTATGCAGCTACAAATGCCAATATCTGCATCAGCTCTACCTGTCAACCAGTCGTTTGAGCCAGGAAAGTTGTACCACGTTCCTTTTCGATTCGCGATTCCCGAGCAGCTCTCATCCACTGCATGCAACCACCAGAACAGAGCAGTCAGGGAGCGACACCTACAGCCACCGCCTACCATGGGTTCTTGGGATCGTGACGACCTTGCAGGTGGTTCTGCAAACATCGATTACGTGATCAGAGCACGTCTTGTGCTgagcaacaacaaacaaGGGAGGGAACAGTACCTAGATCAGAGTCGCTCTGTCAAGGTTATTCCAGCACTTCCTGAGCAACCTCCTCTTCATATCAGTCCCGACAACTCAGATTACTGCTTGTCTCAAACCAAGACGATTAGAAAAGGTGTCATTGGCACAAAGATGGGGGTCGTACGCGCGTCAGCCACTCAGCCAGAGCCTGTTCTCCTCTGCTTAGATGGACTCAACGCTTCCGGTTCCCAGATACCTATCGATCTAGAATACATTCCTGTGTCAACCAGCACCGTAATACCAGAGATAAGGGTCAAGTCGGCCACCATCGAAACTTCCACAAACTTCTGGCTTGGTGTAAATGGTTACTTGCCCGATCGCCATGAAAAGCCATCGAATTCAGTtgctccagcagcaccatGGGAGACCTCAAACGCCCTCGTTCTCCGGGGGAAAGAAATGGTGGACTGGAAGAAAGACTACCAACTCGTCTCTGATAAGGAACCGGAGAGGAGGTCTTCAGAGTCTGTGCACATTTTGAAAGACTGTGAAGAGCTCCACTCCGCGTCACGTTCAACTTCGTGCGCCTCCCATTGGAACTTTGATTCATCAAAACCTAGAGCGTACAAAACTTCCCTGTCACAATTATTCGAGCTTCCCACCGACAAGTATCTGTTCCTTCCTACATTCTACTCCTGTCTGATCAGCCGAACCTATCGGATTCGAGTCACCCTAGCCATAGGCGCTTATGGCACTACAATTTCTCTCGTGGTACCGCTCCAGGTGGTAGCCAATGGGCTTGGCAATACTCAATATCGTGACCAGTTGAACTCC TTCGAACATGAAGTTCTGAGATGA
- a CDS encoding hypothetical protein (CAZy:GH88), which produces MTFEITPCSQEGASAGSGMGGPSFLPESSESSKSTTVLHDTPLSPPAQMTATTYPKTTIGQDLSELFAENVVAKLYRTAIEPVMHSNDSGAPSLDFIPNAYPEEVPQDGAEKGCYVMREPEFWTSGFFPGSLYCLLERLVRYPKSVRLSPQFSLSGGSVDIAQMRSDLQSLCRSWTKPLHAMASRTDTHDLGFMIMPALQRDWELTSNADSLDTILQAADSLASRFVPSAGAIRSWDERIQKNIQITCQETNCILIIDSMCNMDLLYYAASHSRDHERLCTIATTHATTLLRTHLRPEPQVVVSEDAYRGQWYSSYHVTNVDPKTGLIKQHFTAQGYSDPSTWARGQAWGILGYAQTYMWTKDRKFLQASCGLAEYFLYRLETSPGCVETRIGEGMVDSSTGRHRRGRHVPLWDFDAPIGDPANPLRDSSAGAIAADGMLVLSQGLASLGYDHLATRFRNASLDIMRDLVNFSLAPEKAEIVRGANGQIEVRDVSPGHTFAGLLKHGTANNNENSLRVYANHGLVYGDYYFMEYGNRLLSMGLE; this is translated from the coding sequence ATGACTTTTGAAATCACTCCTTGCTCTCAAGAGGGCGCGTCGGCGGGTTCGGGGATGGGAGGCCCCTCCTTTCTCCCCGAGTCGAGTGAGTCGAGCAAGTCGACAACAGTCTTGCATGACACGCCTTTATCCCCACCAGCCCAGATGACGGCCACTACATATCCCAAAACGACAATTGGCCAAGATTTGTCAGAGCTTTTCGCTGAAAACGTGGTCGCGAAGCTTTACAGAACTGCCATTGAGCCTGTAATGCATTCCAATGACAGCGGAGCACCGAGCCTTGACTTCATCCCCAACGCGTATCCAGAGGAAGTGCCTCAAGACGGCGCCGAAAAAGGTTGCTATGTGATGAGGGAACCCGAATTTTGGACTTCTGGGTTCTTTCCGGGGTCTCTCTATTGTCTGCTCGAGCGATTGGTTCGATACCCGAAAAGCGTTCGATTGTCGCCTCAATTTTCCCTTTCTGGAGGCTCCGTGGACATTGCCCAGATGCGGTCTGACTTGCAGTCACTATGTCGCTCATGGACTAAGCCACTGCACGCCATGGCCAGTAGGACAGACACACATGATCTGGGATTCATGATCATGCCGGCGCTGCAAAGAGACTGGGAGCTCACTAGTAATGCCGACAGCTTGGACACTATATTACAAGCGGCAGATAGCTTGGCTTCCAGATTTGTTCCCTCGGCCGGGGCTATTCGAAGCTGGGATGAGCGCATTCAGAAAAACATTCAGATCACATGCCAAGAAACAAACTgcattctcatcatcgacagcatGTGCAACATGGATCTTCTGTATTATGCCGCCAGTCACTCTCGCGACCACGAGCGTCTATGTACAATCGCCACTACCCACGCCACCACTCTCCTTCGAACGCACCTCCGACCAGAGCCTCAAGTAGTAGTTTCTGAAGATGCCTATCGTGGCCAGTGGTACTCCTCGTACCACGTTACCAATGTGGATCCTAAGACCGGTCTCATCAAGCAGCATTTCACAGCACAGGGCTATTCAGATCCATCAACCTGGGCTCGTGGCCAGGCATGGGGAATACTTGGCTACGCACAAACGTATATGTGGACAAAGGACAGAAAGTTCCTCCAGGCCTCATGTGGTCTGGCAGAGTATTTCCTCTACCGGCTAGAGACCAGTCCTGGCTGTGTGGAGACGAGAATCGGTGAAGGCATGGTCGACAGTTCCACGGGCCGACATCGTCGTGGACGTCATGTACCACTATGGGACTTTGATGCCCCCATAGGCGACCCAGCTAATCCGTTAAGGGACTCCTCTGCTGGGGCGATTGCTGCTGACGGAATGCTGGTCTTGTCTCAAGGTCTGGCCAGTCTAGGTTACGACCATCTCGCCACAAGATTCCGAAACGCCTCTTTGGACATTATGAGGGACCTTGTCAATTTTTCGCTGGCGCccgagaaggctgagattgTACGTGGTGCAAATGGTCAAATTGAGGTTAGAGATGTCTCCCCAGGTCATACCTTTGCCGGTTTATTGAAGCATGGGACGGCCAACAACAACGAGAATTCCCTCAGGGTGTACGCAAATCATGGTTTGGTTTATGGCGACTACTATTTCATGGAATATGGTAACAGATTGTTAAGTATGGGTTTAGAATAG